TAAAATTTAGGAATAAAATACATCACGCCCTAATATACTATTGATATACAGGAAAGATTCGCATGAAAAAATGATATTCAAATATTCTGAAAATCAGGTGTTTATGATGTATATAAACAGGCTCCGGATAACAGGCAAGTATAACCGATTTAAAGTTGCCCGCTTATTAATACACATATTCATCTCCTCATTTTCCCTTGAATACTAACTTAATTCAACCGGATTTTGTTTGTGCAGGAGTGATGAAGATGGTAAGAGATACCATCGAATATGAAATAGCCGCCTCCTCCCAGGTTATCGTGATCGAAAAGGTATTTGAGTAGAAGAAAAAGAGGCGTAAACCAAAATGTCAACATCCGGGATTTGCGTACCGTTAAAACAATGTTTTTATTGCCTTTTTGCTGATAAAGAGAAAATATTTATTGTTTATCAATAAATATTTATTACCATTGCTCCATGATCATAAATTCATGGAATTGTTATGAAAAGAACTTCAGTCATTTTTCTCCAGGCAGTCGTCGTGCTGGTCAGCATGGTGGCACTCGCTATTCTGATCCGGCTTCCCCTTACCGAGGGAAGAGCTGTAAATTTAGACTTGTTTAGCATTTACGCTGACCCGTTTATCCTGTATGGATACGCAGCCTCAATCGCTTTCTTTGTTGCGCTCTACAAAGCATTCAAACTGCTGGGATACATAGGCCAGAACAGGGTGTTTTCCACAGACGCCGTTAACGCCTTAAAAAGTATCAAGTATTGTGCAATCATACTGGGTATATTGATTGTGATGGCGGGAATATTTATTAAGCTCACCCATGATAAAGACGACGACTCTGCGGGGTTTCTTGCTATGTGTATCGTGACTTCTTTTGTCTCCGTGGTTGTCGCAACCGCTGCCGCAATATTTGAAAAAGTATTGCAAAATGCCCTTGACATGAAATCCGAAAATGACTTAACCATTTAAGCTATGCCCATTATTGTAAACTTAGATGTGATGATGGCAAAGCGGAAAATTTCTCTGAATGAACTCTCTGAAAGAGTTGATCTGACATTATCCAACCTTTCTATCTTGAAGACAGGGAAAGCCAAAGCCGTTCGTTTCAGCACCCTTGAAGCCATCTGCAAGGCATTGGACTGCCAGCCGGGTGATATTCTGGAGTATGTAAATGACGAAAAATCCTCTATTTAATCGTTATTTCCGTTGCACTCAACGGGTATCGTTGTGTGGCTTTTTTCTTGACGCAATATGATGTGAAACATATGAGGCCGCAGCGAATTTTCTTTGCAGCAGGTTGCCCTTTTTGCTAAATTCATGAACGCTGATACGACTACATGGAAAATTCTGTTGCTTCTAAATGGCCTGTAAAACCCGAAAACACCCTGATTTTGGGTTGTGCCCTGTATTATGTGGTGATGGCTGTGATTGCACCGGGCTTTTTTACCATCAATAATTCCTGGAATCTGCTCTACAACCTCATCCCGCTGCTGATTGTCGCCATCGGACAAACTTACGTAATGCTCGGTGCAGGCATTGATCTGTCTGTTACAGCCATCATTGCCGTTGCCAGTATTGCAGGAGGGTATTCGCTGAGCGAAAACAGTGCATTTATTGAGCCCGTCTGGCTACGGATCATGGTAAGTATTGCTCTGATGTTGCTGGCCGGAGCAATCATCGGGCTGATCAATGGAGTAGCGGTTGCGAAGCTGGGCATGCCCGCATTTATGGTTACGCTTACCACCATGATGCTTTTCAGCGGGAGTGCCATCTGGCTCACTCAGTCGCAGAATGTGTATATGCTGCCGGAAGCATTTGTAAATATGCCTTATTCAAATATCCTGTGGATTCCCTATCCTTTACTCATTGGGCTGATGGTAGTAGGTATAGCGTGGTTTCTGTTGGACAAAACCATTTACGGAGAGTGGCTGCCGGCGGTGGGCATGAATCAGAAGGCCGCCGAAATCTCAGGCGTAAACATATCCCGCACCATCATCTGGTCCTATATTATATGCGGGATTTGTGCAGCTACCGCCTCAGTTTTATATACTGCACGCCTCGAAACAGGTTCCCCTGTCATGGGACAACACATTCTGCTGGATGTAATCGGAGCAGTGGTCATTGGCGGTACCAGCCTGCTGGGGGGAGTGGGGAAAATCCAATGGACCATCATTGGAGCAGTTTTTATGACGCTGCTCGACAATAGCCTCAACCTGATCGGGCTGTCTTACTTTGTGATTATGATGGTAAAAGGATTGGTGATTTTGCTGGCAGCACTGATGAATTTATTAAACGCCAGAAAAAATTAGCACCGGGATTATGTTACTGCAAATACAAAATATCAAAAAGTCATTTGGACAGGCAGAGGTGCTTAAAGGCATTTCATTTTCCATGGATAAGGGGCAGATACTGGGGCTGATAGGTGAAAATGGAGCCGGAAAATCCACGCTGATGAACCTGCTGGGCGGTATTTTCCCGCCTACGTCGGGCACGATGACTCTCAACGGAGCGAATTATCTCCCCGATTCACCCATAACCGCCCAGGCGCATGGTATTGCCTTTATTCATCAGGAACTAAACCTTTTTTCCAATCTCAGTATCGCAGAAAATCTTTTCATCAGCAACTTCCCGAAAAAGAGATTGGGATTGATCTCCAGAATTGACCCGCAGAAAATCAAGGAAAAATCAGTCGAACTGCTGAATCAGGTAGGCCTGGCTATAGATCCCTCTAAAAAAGTAGAATCCCTGAGCCCCGCCCAGCGCCAGTTGGTAGAAATTGCCAAAGCGCTGAGTATCAACCCCCAGGTCATTATTTTTGATGAACCTACCACCTCGCTTTCAAGGCATGAAGCCCATCAACTCTTTGAACTTATAGGCAAACTCAGGGAAAAAGGAATTGCCATGGTATATATCAGCCACAATCTGGAGGATGTGCTGCACCTGGCCGATGATATTGCCGTATTGCGGGACGGCGAGCTTGTGAAGATAGACCAGAAAAAAAACCTCAACGAGCGGGCACTGATAAAGGCAATGGTGGGCCGCGAAATATCGGAGTTTTTTCCGGAGCGAAAAGCAATGGTTGGTGAAAAAGAAGTGTTGCGGGTACAAAACCTGAACGCCGGCAGCTTTCTGAGAAATATTTCATTTGATGTCAAAAAGCAGGAAGTCGTCGGGTTTTACGGGCTGGTTGGGGCAGGAAGGTCCGAACTGGCGAGAATTTTATTTGGCATCGATGGTTGGGATTCCGGCGAAATTTTCTGGAAAGGAGAACCGGTCAGAAAAACCTCCCCGGCCAAATCCATACAAAATGGAATCGCATTCCTCACAGAAGACAGACGCGAAGAAGGATTGCTGCTCAAAATGAATATTCAGAAAAATGCGCAGCTGGCTGCGTTGAACGACTTCTCACAAGGTATTTTGCGACGCATCAACCGCAACAAAGCTGCAGGGGCAGCAGAAGAGCAACTTTCCGCTACCAAAACCAGATATGAATCTCAGACACAGCAAATGGTCGCTACCCTCAGCGGCGGCAACCAGCAAAAAATCGTGCTGGCCCGGTGGCTGCTGACCCACCCGCAACTACTGATTCTGGATGAACCCACCAAAGGGATTGACATTGGCGCAAAACGCGAGATTTACGGACTGATCAATGAACTGGTGGAAAACGGTTCTACGGTCTTGATGATCTCTTCCGAACTGGAAGAACTGCTCGGGATGTGCGACCGCATCATTGTCATGAGCGAAGGCCGGGTTACCCGCGCATTTGACAAATCTCAATTTGACCGAAATTCTATCCTCGAAGCAGCCCTGCACAAGCAAACTGAAATCAAATGAACATGCCCCCATTCCAAAAAATCCTTCAATTGCTGTCCCGCCATTCCACCATCTGGCTTTTTGTAGCGGTGCTTGTTATTTTCAGTTTTCTTTCGCCCCAGTTTCTGACCTTTAGCA
The DNA window shown above is from Bacteroidia bacterium and carries:
- a CDS encoding helix-turn-helix transcriptional regulator, producing MPIIVNLDVMMAKRKISLNELSERVDLTLSNLSILKTGKAKAVRFSTLEAICKALDCQPGDILEYVNDEKSSI
- a CDS encoding ABC transporter permease — its product is MENSVASKWPVKPENTLILGCALYYVVMAVIAPGFFTINNSWNLLYNLIPLLIVAIGQTYVMLGAGIDLSVTAIIAVASIAGGYSLSENSAFIEPVWLRIMVSIALMLLAGAIIGLINGVAVAKLGMPAFMVTLTTMMLFSGSAIWLTQSQNVYMLPEAFVNMPYSNILWIPYPLLIGLMVVGIAWFLLDKTIYGEWLPAVGMNQKAAEISGVNISRTIIWSYIICGICAATASVLYTARLETGSPVMGQHILLDVIGAVVIGGTSLLGGVGKIQWTIIGAVFMTLLDNSLNLIGLSYFVIMMVKGLVILLAALMNLLNARKN
- a CDS encoding sugar ABC transporter ATP-binding protein codes for the protein MLLQIQNIKKSFGQAEVLKGISFSMDKGQILGLIGENGAGKSTLMNLLGGIFPPTSGTMTLNGANYLPDSPITAQAHGIAFIHQELNLFSNLSIAENLFISNFPKKRLGLISRIDPQKIKEKSVELLNQVGLAIDPSKKVESLSPAQRQLVEIAKALSINPQVIIFDEPTTSLSRHEAHQLFELIGKLREKGIAMVYISHNLEDVLHLADDIAVLRDGELVKIDQKKNLNERALIKAMVGREISEFFPERKAMVGEKEVLRVQNLNAGSFLRNISFDVKKQEVVGFYGLVGAGRSELARILFGIDGWDSGEIFWKGEPVRKTSPAKSIQNGIAFLTEDRREEGLLLKMNIQKNAQLAALNDFSQGILRRINRNKAAGAAEEQLSATKTRYESQTQQMVATLSGGNQQKIVLARWLLTHPQLLILDEPTKGIDIGAKREIYGLINELVENGSTVLMISSELEELLGMCDRIIVMSEGRVTRAFDKSQFDRNSILEAALHKQTEIK
- a CDS encoding DUF2975 domain-containing protein — translated: MKRTSVIFLQAVVVLVSMVALAILIRLPLTEGRAVNLDLFSIYADPFILYGYAASIAFFVALYKAFKLLGYIGQNRVFSTDAVNALKSIKYCAIILGILIVMAGIFIKLTHDKDDDSAGFLAMCIVTSFVSVVVATAAAIFEKVLQNALDMKSENDLTI